From a region of the Malania oleifera isolate guangnan ecotype guangnan chromosome 12, ASM2987363v1, whole genome shotgun sequence genome:
- the LOC131144425 gene encoding F-box protein At5g46170: MSSLRSDLTSKIWPEPSDSATDHFDRLPDSLLLLVFNKIGDVKALGRCCVVSRRFHSLVPQVEHVLVRVDCVISDDDAASAASASDKARAGSFSNIFRLILGGIVKPLQALGQFLGPKRSGSSSSALAVGGGAHGGDDEELDQGGVTHHSPTQVLKDFNEIRFLRIELPSGELGIDDGVLLKWRAEFGSTLDNCVILGASSVINTAATKVSNVQDNGADGFCGNGSGDDNGSIPESFYTNGGLKLRVVWTISSLIAASARHYLLQPIIAEHKTLDSLILTDADEQGVLCMNREQLEELRVKPLSASSASKRTLVPALNMRLWYAPYLELPNGVVLKGATLVAIRPSEQSATKKEVSDLSWVSTAFEEPYGTAAKMLVKRRTYCLEMNSF; this comes from the coding sequence ATGTCTTCTCTACGCTCGGATCTCACATCCAAGATCTGGCCCGAGCCCTCCGACAGCGCCACCGACCATTTCGATCGATTGCCGGACTCTCTACTCCTCCTCGTCTTCAACAAGATCGGCGACGTCAAGGCCCTCGGCCGATGCTGCGTCGTTTCGCGGAGGTTTCACAGCCTTGTCCCTCAGGTCGAGCACGTCCTCGTCCGCGTCGACTGCGTCATATCCGACGATGACGCCGCCTCTGCGGCATCTGCCTCCGACAAGGCTCGTGCCGGTTCCTTCTCGAACATATTTCGTCTCATTTTAGGCGGCATCGTTAAACCCCTCCAGGCGCTCGGCCAATTCTTAGGTCCCAAGCGCTCGGGCTCCTCGTCGTCGGCGCTCGCGGTGGGCGGTGGCGCTCACGGCGGTGATGATGAAGAACTGGATCAAGGCGGGGTGACCCACCATTCGCCCACCCAGGTTTTGAAGGACTTCAACGAAATCCGCTTCCTCCGGATCGAGCTTCCGAGCGGCGAATTGGGCATTGATGATGGGGTTTTGTTGAAATGGAGAGCTGAGTTCGGATCAACTCTTGATAATTGTGTGATTCTGGGCGCGTCGTCGGTGATCAATACCGCAGCCACGAAGGTATCGAATGTTCAAGACAATGGGGCTGATGGGTTTTGCGGAAATGGTAGTGGGGATGATAATGGGAGCATACCTGAATCGTTTTACACGAATGGCGGTCTTAAACTTCGAGTTGTCTGGACTATAAGCTCGCTGATTGCTGCCTCCGCGAGGCATTACTTGCTACAGCCTATAATTGCAGAGCACAAGACATTGGACAGTTTGATTTTGACGGACGCTGATGAGCAGGGCGTGCTGTGTATGAACAGGGAGCAACTGGAGGAGCTCAGAGTGAAACCTTTGTCGGCATCTTCAGCATCTAAGAGGACCTTAGTGCCTGCGCTTAATATGAGGCTGTGGTATGCTCCCTACTTGGAATTGCCTAATGGCGTTGTGTTGAAAGGGGCGACATTGGTGGCTATACGGCCTAGTGAGCAATCTGCTACTAAGAAGGAGGTATCTGATCTGTCCTGGGTTTCAACTGCGTTTGAGGAGCCTTATGGGACGGCGGCAAAAATGCTGGTGAAAAGGCGAACTTATTGTCTGGAGATGAACTCATTCTGA